One segment of Variovorax sp. PAMC28562 DNA contains the following:
- the fdx gene encoding ISC system 2Fe-2S type ferredoxin, with protein sequence MPVIKILPHPEYCPQGAEITAPAGTSICEALLEHHINIEHACEMSCACTTCHVLVRQGFDSLNEAEEGEEDLLDRAWGLEPQSRLSCQAILAQQNVTIEIPKYSINHAKENH encoded by the coding sequence TCAAGATCCTGCCCCACCCCGAATACTGTCCGCAAGGCGCCGAGATCACCGCGCCCGCCGGCACGTCGATCTGCGAGGCGCTGCTCGAACACCACATCAATATCGAGCACGCGTGCGAGATGAGCTGCGCCTGCACGACCTGCCATGTGCTGGTTCGCCAGGGCTTCGATTCGCTCAACGAGGCGGAAGAGGGCGAAGAAGACCTGCTCGACCGCGCCTGGGGGCTCGAGCCGCAATCGCGCCTGAGTTGCCAGGCCATCTTGGCGCAGCAGAACGTGACCATCGAGATCCCGAAGTACTCGATCAACCACGCCAAGGAAAACCACTGA
- the dnaQ gene encoding DNA polymerase III subunit epsilon, with protein MSRLVVLDTETTGLSAENGDRVIELGCVELFNRKLTGNDLHIYFNPERESHEDALKVHGLTTDFLRDKPKFATLANDVIEYLRDAELIIHNAAFDVGFLNKEFERVGLPPLKTFVGQVTDTLAMAKQVYPGKRNSLDALCDRFGVDRSNRTFHGAKLDAQLLADVYINLTRGQDALLIDVASNEPALGTLVAIDLRSFDLPVIYAADVELAAHDATLQQLDKASNGHTLFRQVGWSPMA; from the coding sequence ATGTCGCGTCTCGTTGTCCTCGATACCGAAACCACCGGCCTCTCTGCAGAAAACGGCGATCGTGTGATCGAACTCGGTTGCGTGGAGTTGTTCAATCGCAAGCTCACCGGCAACGATCTGCACATTTATTTCAACCCCGAGCGCGAGAGCCATGAAGACGCGCTCAAGGTGCACGGGCTGACGACGGATTTCCTGCGCGACAAGCCCAAGTTCGCGACGCTTGCTAACGACGTGATCGAGTATCTGCGCGACGCAGAGTTGATCATTCACAACGCTGCGTTCGACGTCGGCTTTCTCAACAAGGAGTTCGAGCGAGTCGGCCTGCCGCCGTTGAAGACTTTCGTCGGCCAGGTTACCGACACGCTGGCCATGGCCAAGCAGGTGTACCCCGGCAAGCGCAATTCGCTCGATGCACTGTGCGACCGTTTCGGCGTCGATCGCTCGAATCGGACCTTTCACGGCGCCAAGCTCGACGCCCAGTTGCTGGCCGACGTCTACATCAACCTCACGCGTGGACAGGACGCCTTGCTGATCGATGTGGCATCCAACGAGCCAGCGCTGGGTACCTTAGTGGCAATCGATTTGCGCAGCTTCGATTTACCGGTGATCTACGCAGCCGATGTCGAATTGGCGGCACACGACGCGACGCTGCAACAGCTCGACAAGGCCAGCAACGGACATACGCTGTTCCGCCAGGTCGGCTGGAGCCCTATGGCATAA